In one Nostoc sp. KVJ3 genomic region, the following are encoded:
- a CDS encoding branched-chain amino acid ABC transporter permease, whose amino-acid sequence MVDYLIFLAISTALFALFGLGLNLQWGFTGLINFGHIAFMTLGAYTTVLLSLKGVPLLISAVAGAIVAALLGLIIGFATLRLREDYLGIVTIGTGELIRLVVNNQDLPVGDTWISGAFGVQSYPIPLSTEPNLFVKLVMIGLLTLLAAVTFFTLWQWIRTTQISRTTDLGKRTTSKQEFISRLAVGIILAVLAAAIYISGVIGLYNYNPKAGLMLVLLLVLALVYWRLEILVRSPWGRILKAIREDEEIPKALGKNVFWYKLQSLMLGGAIAGIAGAFFAWQLSAIYPDNFQPQITFDTWIMVILGGSGNNVGTILGAVIFFAYDALTREVLPRIVPLDEARLGAFRIMVIGLILMVLMIWRPQGILGKKEELTLGK is encoded by the coding sequence ATGGTTGACTATCTAATTTTCTTAGCAATTTCTACAGCACTTTTTGCTCTATTCGGACTGGGACTCAATTTACAGTGGGGCTTTACCGGGTTAATTAACTTTGGTCATATAGCTTTTATGACCCTGGGAGCATATACAACGGTATTGTTAAGTTTAAAGGGCGTACCCCTATTGATATCAGCAGTGGCTGGGGCAATTGTCGCCGCCTTGTTGGGTTTGATAATTGGTTTTGCAACTCTACGCTTACGGGAAGATTATCTAGGAATTGTCACCATCGGTACGGGCGAATTAATTCGTTTGGTGGTAAATAATCAGGATTTACCTGTGGGCGATACCTGGATTTCTGGGGCGTTTGGTGTGCAAAGTTATCCCATACCCCTATCTACAGAGCCAAATTTGTTTGTCAAATTAGTAATGATTGGGTTGTTAACTCTACTAGCTGCCGTAACTTTCTTTACTTTGTGGCAATGGATTCGTACCACCCAAATATCTCGGACTACTGATTTAGGCAAAAGGACAACTAGCAAGCAAGAATTTATATCCCGCTTGGCTGTGGGAATTATATTAGCAGTTTTGGCAGCAGCAATTTATATCTCTGGGGTAATTGGACTTTATAATTACAATCCAAAAGCGGGTTTGATGCTGGTGTTGCTGTTGGTTTTAGCGCTTGTATACTGGCGCTTAGAAATTTTGGTGCGATCGCCTTGGGGTAGAATTCTCAAAGCTATCCGTGAAGATGAAGAAATTCCCAAGGCGCTGGGAAAAAATGTCTTTTGGTATAAATTACAATCTCTCATGCTTGGGGGTGCGATCGCAGGTATCGCTGGTGCTTTCTTCGCTTGGCAACTCAGCGCCATTTACCCCGATAACTTCCAACCCCAGATCACCTTTGACACTTGGATTATGGTGATTCTAGGCGGTTCTGGAAATAATGTTGGCACAATCTTAGGTGCGGTAATTTTCTTTGCTTACGATGCGCTGACACGGGAAGTCTTACCTAGAATCGTTCCCCTTGATGAAGCCCGTTTGGGTGCATTTCGCATCATGGTAATCGGACTAATTTTAATGGTACTGATGATTTGGCGACCTCAAGGTATTCTAGGGAAAAAGGAGGAACTCACCCTTGGTAAATAA
- a CDS encoding Nif11-like leader peptide family natural product precursor, with the protein MYYQIWNFFLKEDKYIYWKEQIKFNKSFDNVVWQKIIDFLLLVEQTFQLKSQLAETDSIEPFLKLATENGYNLTAEELAWFLVTRRQIWDLFDFAQKTPSLKEELLAAKDPQQFVNIADENGYSFSVEELAWLLIEIKSSPEIVSINNSVGEILTGSNYGRIDIGYWIWLAEDWGIVPPFCHRENPGNLLSGDTNNPFLLDRCFLPKSYFNQRLLVSSNS; encoded by the coding sequence ATGTATTATCAAATTTGGAATTTTTTTCTTAAAGAAGATAAATATATTTATTGGAAAGAACAAATAAAATTTAACAAAAGTTTTGACAATGTTGTATGGCAAAAGATTATTGATTTTTTGTTATTAGTAGAGCAAACTTTTCAATTGAAAAGTCAACTAGCAGAAACCGATAGCATTGAGCCGTTTCTCAAGTTAGCAACAGAAAATGGTTACAATTTGACAGCAGAAGAACTTGCGTGGTTTCTAGTTACAAGAAGACAGATTTGGGATCTTTTTGATTTTGCCCAAAAAACTCCATCTCTCAAAGAAGAATTGCTCGCTGCTAAAGATCCGCAGCAGTTCGTTAATATAGCAGATGAGAATGGCTATTCCTTTTCTGTAGAAGAGTTAGCTTGGCTATTAATTGAAATCAAATCATCCCCAGAAATAGTATCTATTAACAACAGTGTCGGAGAGATTCTCACAGGTTCAAACTACGGCAGAATTGACATAGGATACTGGATTTGGCTAGCAGAAGACTGGGGAATTGTGCCACCATTTTGTCATCGAGAGAATCCAGGTAACTTATTATCTGGAGATACCAACAATCCTTTTTTACTCGATCGCTGTTTCTTACCCAAGAGCTATTTTAATCAACGCCTTTTGGTAAGTAGTAATTCGTAA
- a CDS encoding metalloregulator ArsR/SmtB family transcription factor, with product MQPEQFNILLRFFKALADDSRLKIVGILANQECSVEELAALLQLKEPTVSHHLAKLKELNLVTMRPEGNSRLYQLDSEALQSISKEIFTPEKMASLIEDVDTEAWESKVLKNYFEGDYLKEIPASRKKRLVILKWLANQFDIGVNYPEPLVNDILKRYHPDCATLRREFIASQLMQRENGVYWRTT from the coding sequence ATGCAACCAGAGCAATTTAACATCTTACTGCGCTTTTTCAAGGCATTAGCGGATGATAGCCGATTGAAGATTGTAGGTATTCTGGCGAATCAGGAGTGCAGCGTTGAAGAGTTGGCGGCGCTACTGCAACTCAAGGAACCGACGGTATCCCATCATTTAGCCAAACTTAAAGAGCTAAATTTGGTGACAATGCGCCCGGAGGGTAATAGCCGTCTGTATCAATTGGATAGTGAGGCTTTGCAAAGCATCAGTAAGGAAATTTTCACACCTGAGAAAATGGCATCTTTGATTGAGGATGTGGATACTGAGGCTTGGGAAAGCAAAGTATTGAAAAATTATTTCGAGGGTGATTACCTTAAAGAAATTCCTGCTAGTCGCAAAAAGCGTCTAGTTATTCTCAAGTGGTTAGCAAACCAGTTTGATATCGGAGTCAACTATCCTGAACCCCTTGTAAATGACATTCTCAAACGCTACCATCCTGATTGCGCCACCCTGCGACGAGAGTTTATTGCTTCCCAATTAATGCAGCGAGAGAATGGAGTTTATTGGCGTACAACATAG
- a CDS encoding glutamyl-tRNA reductase: MNIAVVGLSHKTAPVEVREKLSIPEPQIESAIAQLASYPHIDEVAILSTCNRLEIYIVTSEADQGIREITQFLAEYSKLPVISLRQHLFMLLHDDAVMHVMRVAGGLDSLVLGEGQILAQVKTTHKLGQQYNGIKTILNRLFKQALTAGKRVRTETSIGTGAVSISSAAVELAQIKVANLAACRVVILGAGKMSRLLVQHLLSKGAVQISIVNRSRDRAQELAKQFPQQPIQIHPLSEMMAVIADSDLVFTSTSATEPILDRAKLEMVLEVQRSLMLFDISVPRNVHADVNELENVQAFNVDDLKAVVAQNYESRRKIAQEAERLLEEEVEAFDIWWRSLETVTTISCLRNKVETIREQELEKALSRLGSEFAEKHQEVIEALTRGIVNKILHDPMVQLRSQQDVEARRRCMQTLQMLFNLDAEEQFS; encoded by the coding sequence ATGAATATAGCAGTGGTGGGGTTAAGCCATAAAACAGCCCCAGTAGAAGTCCGGGAAAAACTGAGCATTCCAGAACCACAAATTGAAAGTGCGATCGCTCAACTGGCCAGCTATCCTCATATTGATGAAGTTGCAATTCTTAGCACTTGTAACCGTCTGGAAATCTATATTGTTACCAGCGAAGCAGACCAAGGTATCCGAGAAATAACTCAGTTTCTTGCAGAATATAGTAAATTGCCCGTTATTTCTCTGCGACAACATTTATTTATGTTGCTACATGATGATGCCGTAATGCACGTCATGCGGGTAGCAGGTGGTTTAGATAGTCTGGTACTCGGAGAAGGTCAAATTCTGGCTCAGGTGAAAACTACTCACAAACTGGGACAGCAATATAACGGTATAAAAACCATTTTGAATCGATTATTTAAACAAGCGCTAACAGCAGGTAAGCGGGTTAGGACTGAAACTAGTATTGGTACTGGCGCTGTCTCTATTAGTTCGGCAGCTGTGGAGTTAGCACAGATAAAAGTGGCAAATTTAGCTGCTTGTCGAGTGGTAATTCTGGGTGCTGGTAAAATGTCACGGCTGCTGGTGCAACACTTACTTTCTAAAGGTGCGGTGCAAATTAGTATTGTAAATCGCTCCCGCGATCGCGCCCAAGAATTAGCCAAGCAGTTCCCTCAACAACCGATCCAAATTCATCCGCTATCGGAAATGATGGCAGTGATTGCCGATAGCGATCTAGTGTTCACAAGTACTTCGGCAACTGAGCCAATACTCGATCGGGCTAAATTGGAAATGGTTTTAGAAGTTCAGCGCTCCCTAATGTTATTTGATATTTCTGTGCCGCGTAACGTTCATGCAGATGTCAATGAATTAGAAAACGTGCAGGCGTTTAATGTGGATGATTTGAAGGCTGTAGTGGCGCAAAACTACGAAAGCCGTCGGAAGATTGCCCAGGAAGCAGAGCGACTTTTAGAGGAAGAAGTGGAAGCTTTTGATATTTGGTGGCGTTCTCTGGAAACTGTCACGACTATTAGCTGTCTGCGAAATAAAGTCGAAACTATCCGCGAACAAGAGTTAGAAAAAGCTTTGTCGAGATTGGGTTCAGAATTCGCTGAAAAACATCAAGAGGTAATCGAAGCATTAACACGGGGAATTGTCAATAAGATTTTACATGACCCAATGGTGCAATTGCGATCGCAGCAAGATGTGGAAGCTAGACGGCGCTGTATGCAAACTCTACAAATGCTGTTCAACCTAGATGCAGAGGAACAGTTTAGTTAA
- a CDS encoding cytotoxic translational repressor of toxin-antitoxin stability system: MSLEMRYARSFLLDLKNLEPAAYERVHDFVFIELAQKWQLTDLKELRQLDSEGIFHRFTLDNYLIGIEIRGEIVKFLRVIPMPDV; the protein is encoded by the coding sequence GTGAGTCTAGAAATGCGCTATGCCAGGTCTTTTTTGCTAGACCTGAAAAATTTAGAACCTGCTGCTTACGAGCGGGTGCATGATTTTGTTTTTATTGAGTTAGCCCAAAAGTGGCAACTGACTGATTTAAAAGAACTGCGACAGCTTGATAGTGAAGGCATTTTTCACCGCTTCACCCTCGATAATTACCTAATTGGTATAGAAATCAGGGGTGAGATAGTGAAATTTCTGCGTGTCATCCCTATGCCAGATGTTTAA
- a CDS encoding Uma2 family endonuclease — protein sequence MVITPNTASEVIYPESDGQPMADNTKQFRWIVTIKENLEILFASQSDVFIAGDLLWYPVEGNPNIKKAPDTLVVFGRPKGDRGSYKQWEEENIPPQVVFEILSPGNTTKEMAHKLLFYQRYGVEEYYIYDPDKNELTGFVRSEDWLQEINQIHGWISPRLQIRFELTPQTLEIYRLDGYKFLTPVELDQVRTQERQRAEQERQRAEQERQAKEIALQQLEEERQRYQDLLTRLQERGIDPEQLL from the coding sequence ATGGTAATCACTCCTAATACCGCATCTGAGGTCATCTACCCCGAAAGCGACGGACAACCAATGGCGGATAATACCAAGCAATTTCGCTGGATAGTAACTATTAAAGAAAATTTAGAAATTTTATTTGCATCGCAATCAGATGTATTCATCGCCGGAGATTTACTTTGGTATCCAGTTGAAGGCAATCCTAACATCAAAAAAGCACCTGATACTCTGGTGGTGTTTGGTAGACCCAAGGGAGATAGGGGTTCTTACAAACAATGGGAAGAAGAGAACATTCCGCCACAGGTGGTATTTGAAATATTATCTCCTGGCAATACAACTAAAGAAATGGCACATAAACTCCTGTTTTATCAACGTTATGGAGTTGAAGAATATTATATTTATGACCCAGACAAAAATGAATTAACAGGGTTTGTCCGCTCAGAAGATTGGTTGCAAGAAATTAACCAGATTCATGGGTGGATAAGTCCCCGTTTGCAAATCCGCTTTGAACTTACCCCACAAACTCTAGAAATATATCGCCTTGATGGATATAAGTTTCTTACACCCGTTGAGCTTGACCAAGTACGTACACAAGAACGTCAACGTGCTGAACAAGAACGTCAACGTGCTGAACAAGAACGTCAAGCTAAAGAAATAGCTCTCCAACAACTAGAGGAAGAACGCCAACGATATCAAGATTTATTGACACGACTACAAGAACGGGGAATTGACCCAGAACAACTTTTATGA
- a CDS encoding Uma2 family endonuclease, which translates to MQLETQKFYYTPEQYLGIEEKAEYKSEYHDGEIVPMTGGTTNHNKIALNLAASLKIALRRKNYDVYIGDVRLWIPRYRQHTYPDVIVIEGQPIYTGTSTTTVMNPILIAQVLSKSTKNYDQGDKFLYYRSIAEFKEYILIDQYQYHVMQYVKTAENQWSFTELDHESAILSLQTVDFQIELRDLYEQVNFAENNED; encoded by the coding sequence ATGCAGTTAGAAACACAAAAATTCTATTACACACCTGAACAGTATTTAGGAATTGAAGAAAAGGCGGAATATAAAAGCGAATACCATGATGGAGAAATTGTACCAATGACGGGTGGCACTACAAATCATAATAAAATTGCTTTGAATTTAGCTGCATCCTTAAAAATTGCTTTAAGGCGTAAAAATTATGATGTTTATATTGGTGATGTACGTTTATGGATACCCCGTTATCGGCAGCATACATATCCCGATGTGATTGTGATTGAGGGACAACCTATTTATACAGGAACCAGCACAACAACGGTTATGAATCCGATATTAATTGCTCAAGTTTTATCTAAATCGACTAAAAATTATGATCAAGGCGATAAGTTTCTTTATTATCGCTCTATTGCAGAATTCAAGGAATATATTTTAATTGACCAATATCAGTATCATGTGATGCAGTATGTAAAAACTGCGGAAAATCAATGGTCATTTACTGAGCTTGACCATGAATCTGCAATTTTGTCACTGCAAACTGTTGATTTTCAAATTGAATTACGCGACCTTTACGAACAAGTCAATTTTGCAGAAAATAACGAAGATTGA
- the glpX gene encoding class II fructose-bisphosphatase, with the protein MENSLGLEIIEVVEQAAIASAKWMGKGEKNIADQVAVEAMRERMNKIYMRGRIVIGEGERDDAPMLYIGEEVGICTQPNASSLCNPDELIEIDIAVDPCEGTNLVAYGQPGSMAVLAISEKGGLFAAPDFYMKKLAAPPAAKGKVDINKSATENLKILAECLERSIEELVIVVMKRERHNDLIKEIREAGARVALISDGDVGAAISCGFAGTNIHALMGIGAAPEGVISAAAMRALGGHFQGQLIYDPAVVKTGLIGESREANIERLTSMNINDPDKVYDAHELASGKTVLFAACGITSGNLMEGVRFFNGGARTQSLVISNQSKTARFVDTIHMLGEPKTLQLN; encoded by the coding sequence GTGGAAAATTCACTTGGGTTAGAGATTATTGAAGTAGTAGAGCAAGCCGCGATCGCATCCGCAAAGTGGATGGGTAAAGGCGAAAAAAATATCGCTGACCAAGTAGCTGTGGAAGCTATGCGGGAGCGGATGAATAAAATCTATATGCGCGGTCGCATTGTGATTGGGGAAGGCGAACGCGACGACGCGCCGATGCTATACATCGGGGAAGAAGTTGGTATCTGTACCCAACCAAATGCCAGTAGCTTGTGTAACCCTGATGAATTAATCGAAATTGATATTGCGGTTGACCCCTGTGAAGGTACAAACTTGGTAGCTTATGGGCAACCTGGTTCGATGGCTGTCTTAGCAATTTCTGAAAAGGGTGGATTATTTGCTGCTCCTGACTTTTACATGAAGAAGTTAGCAGCACCTCCCGCAGCTAAGGGCAAGGTAGACATCAACAAGTCAGCAACAGAAAACCTCAAGATTCTCGCTGAGTGTCTAGAGCGCTCCATTGAAGAACTTGTGATCGTGGTCATGAAGCGCGAACGCCACAACGATTTAATTAAAGAAATCCGTGAGGCTGGAGCGAGAGTTGCCCTAATTTCAGACGGTGATGTGGGTGCAGCTATCAGCTGTGGTTTTGCTGGAACTAATATCCACGCGCTGATGGGTATTGGTGCGGCTCCTGAAGGTGTAATCTCGGCAGCAGCAATGCGTGCTTTGGGTGGACACTTCCAAGGTCAACTGATTTACGATCCAGCAGTAGTAAAAACAGGTTTAATTGGAGAAAGCAGAGAAGCCAATATTGAGCGTTTAACGTCTATGAATATCAATGACCCCGATAAGGTCTATGATGCTCATGAACTGGCATCTGGTAAAACTGTTTTGTTCGCTGCTTGCGGCATTACCAGTGGTAATCTGATGGAAGGTGTACGTTTCTTCAACGGTGGAGCCAGAACTCAAAGCTTGGTAATTTCCAACCAATCGAAAACTGCTCGATTTGTTGATACGATTCACATGCTTGGTGAACCCAAGACTCTCCAACTGAACTAA
- a CDS encoding ABC transporter ATP-binding protein: protein MVNNESSPLPLLAATGLSKSFGGVKAVNEAKIEVAKGSITGLIGPNGAGKTTLFNLLSNFIRPDKGRVIFDGEPIHSLQPYQIAQQGVIRTFQVARTLSRLSVLENMLLAAQKQTGENFWQVQLQPHIVAKEEKELQERAMFLLESVGLAKKAHDYAGCLSGGQRKLLEMGRALMTNPKLILLDEPAAGVNPRLIDDICDRIIAWNRQDGMTFLIIEHNMDVIMSLCDRVWVLAEGQNLADGTPAEIQSNPKVLEAYLGK, encoded by the coding sequence TTGGTAAATAACGAGTCATCGCCACTTCCCCTTTTGGCAGCCACTGGGCTTTCTAAAAGCTTTGGTGGTGTCAAAGCAGTTAATGAGGCGAAAATTGAGGTTGCTAAAGGCAGCATTACGGGCTTAATTGGCCCCAATGGTGCTGGTAAAACCACTTTATTTAACTTACTCTCAAACTTCATCCGCCCAGATAAGGGACGAGTGATTTTTGACGGCGAACCGATTCATAGTTTGCAACCATACCAAATTGCCCAGCAGGGAGTAATCCGCACCTTTCAGGTTGCCCGGACTCTCTCGCGGTTGTCGGTGTTAGAAAATATGCTGCTGGCGGCGCAAAAACAAACGGGTGAGAATTTTTGGCAAGTGCAGTTGCAGCCGCACATCGTAGCTAAAGAAGAAAAGGAACTGCAAGAGCGGGCAATGTTTCTATTAGAATCAGTGGGCTTGGCGAAAAAAGCACACGATTATGCTGGTTGCTTGTCTGGTGGACAACGCAAGCTGCTAGAAATGGGACGGGCGTTGATGACTAATCCCAAGTTAATTTTGTTGGATGAACCAGCCGCCGGGGTAAATCCGAGGTTGATTGATGATATTTGCGATCGCATTATCGCCTGGAACCGTCAAGACGGGATGACCTTTTTGATTATCGAACACAATATGGATGTGATTATGTCCTTGTGCGATCGCGTTTGGGTACTTGCCGAAGGACAGAATTTAGCTGACGGTACACCCGCAGAGATTCAAAGCAATCCCAAAGTTTTAGAGGCGTATTTGGGCAAATAA
- a CDS encoding type II toxin-antitoxin system HicB family antitoxin, whose product MKYIILIQWSNEDECYVVSLPDFSDVMQPCTHGDTYNEALKNAQEVLEMLIESYLYQFNVKLHIS is encoded by the coding sequence ATGAAATATATCATATTAATTCAATGGTCAAATGAAGATGAATGTTATGTAGTTTCGTTACCTGATTTCTCGGATGTTATGCAGCCTTGTACTCATGGAGACACTTATAACGAGGCTTTAAAAAATGCTCAGGAAGTCTTAGAAATGTTAATTGAATCTTACTTATACCAATTTAATGTGAAGTTGCACATATCTTGA